In Meleagris gallopavo isolate NT-WF06-2002-E0010 breed Aviagen turkey brand Nicholas breeding stock chromosome 3, Turkey_5.1, whole genome shotgun sequence, one DNA window encodes the following:
- the LOC104910282 gene encoding tyrosine-protein kinase Yes-like encodes MGTWNGTTKVAIKTLKPGTMMPEAFLQEAQIMKKLRHDKLVPLYAVVSEEPIYIVTEFMTKGSLLDFLKEGEGKFLKLPQLVDMAAQVLHRRQENCVLYLDTALSLLSDIT; translated from the exons ATGG GAACCTGGAATGGAACCACAAAAGTAGCAATCAAGACACTTAAACCTGGTACAATGATGCCTGAGGCTTTCCTTCAGGAGGCTCAGATCATGAAGAAATTACGACATGACAAGCTTGTTCCACTGTATGCCGTTGTTTCTGAGGAACCAATCTACATAGTCACTGAATTCATGACAAAAG GCAGCTTACTAGACTTCCTgaaagaaggagaagggaagTTCTTAAAACTCCCACAGCTGGTGGACATGGCTGCTCAGGTACTCCATAGAAGACaagaaaactgtgttttgtacTTAGATACAGCTTTAAGTCTTCTCTCTGATATCACCTAA
- the NDUFV2 gene encoding NADH dehydrogenase [ubiquinone] flavoprotein 2, mitochondrial isoform X1, whose translation MSLLVFKMRQIRYLHETPACSSSGGALFVHRDSPENNPDTPFEFTPENKKRIEAIIGNYPGGHKSAAVMAVLDLAQRQHGWLPISAMNKVAEILEMPPMRVYEVATFYTMYNRKPVGKYHIQVCTTTPCMLRDSDSILEAIKKKLGIEVGETTPDKLFTLIEVECLGACVNAPMVQINDNYYEDLTPKDIEDIIDELKAGKVPKPGPRYAIFV comes from the exons ATGTCTCTTCTTGTGTTTAAG atGAGACAAATCCGATATTTACATGAAACACCAGCATGCAGTTCAAGCGGAGGAGCCTTATTTGTG cacaGAGATAGTCCTGAGAATAATCCAGATACTCCCTTTGAGTTCACACCTGAAAACAAGAAG cGAATAGAAGCAATCATAGGCAACTACCCAGGGGGACACAAGTCTGCAGCTGTCATGGCAGTGCTAGATCTggcccagagacagcatggATGGTTGCCCATATCGGCTATGAACAAG GTTGCAGAAATTTTAGAAATGCCTCCCATGAGAGTGTATGAAGTAGCAACCTTCTATACAATGTATAATCGTAAACCTGTTGGGAAATACCATATCCAGGTCTGCACTACCACGCCTTGTATGCTGCGAGACTCTGATAGCATTTTAGAAGCCATTAAGAAGAAACTTG gtATTGAAGTTGGGGAAACAACACCTGATAAACTCTTCACATTGATAGAAGTGGAATGCTTAGGTGCTTGTGTAAATGCACCAATGGTACAAATAAATGACAACTATTAC gAAGATTTAACACCCAAAGATATCGAAGACATAATTGATGAGCTAAAGGCTGGTAAAGTTCCCAAACCCGGCCCAAGGTACGCCATATTTGTATAA
- the NDUFV2 gene encoding NADH dehydrogenase [ubiquinone] flavoprotein 2, mitochondrial isoform X2, translated as MRQIRYLHETPACSSSGGALFVHRDSPENNPDTPFEFTPENKKRIEAIIGNYPGGHKSAAVMAVLDLAQRQHGWLPISAMNKVAEILEMPPMRVYEVATFYTMYNRKPVGKYHIQVCTTTPCMLRDSDSILEAIKKKLGIEVGETTPDKLFTLIEVECLGACVNAPMVQINDNYYEDLTPKDIEDIIDELKAGKVPKPGPRYAIFV; from the exons atGAGACAAATCCGATATTTACATGAAACACCAGCATGCAGTTCAAGCGGAGGAGCCTTATTTGTG cacaGAGATAGTCCTGAGAATAATCCAGATACTCCCTTTGAGTTCACACCTGAAAACAAGAAG cGAATAGAAGCAATCATAGGCAACTACCCAGGGGGACACAAGTCTGCAGCTGTCATGGCAGTGCTAGATCTggcccagagacagcatggATGGTTGCCCATATCGGCTATGAACAAG GTTGCAGAAATTTTAGAAATGCCTCCCATGAGAGTGTATGAAGTAGCAACCTTCTATACAATGTATAATCGTAAACCTGTTGGGAAATACCATATCCAGGTCTGCACTACCACGCCTTGTATGCTGCGAGACTCTGATAGCATTTTAGAAGCCATTAAGAAGAAACTTG gtATTGAAGTTGGGGAAACAACACCTGATAAACTCTTCACATTGATAGAAGTGGAATGCTTAGGTGCTTGTGTAAATGCACCAATGGTACAAATAAATGACAACTATTAC gAAGATTTAACACCCAAAGATATCGAAGACATAATTGATGAGCTAAAGGCTGGTAAAGTTCCCAAACCCGGCCCAAGGTACGCCATATTTGTATAA